Proteins from a genomic interval of Chroococcidiopsis thermalis PCC 7203:
- the ileS gene encoding isoleucine--tRNA ligase: MTELGSYKDTVNLPKTKFDMRANATKREPEIQKFWAENQIYDRLSQQNSGEIFTLHDGPPYANGSLHIGHALNKILKDIINRYQLQQGRKVRCIHGWDCHGLPIELKVIQSMKPQERASLTPLELRHKARDFALKAMQEQCASLKRWGVIGDWENSYLTLKPKYEAAQIGVFGQMVLKGYVYRGFKPVYWSPSSKTALAEAELEYPEGHTSRSLYAAFPMTHIEPSVFPKLKSFLPHLWVAIWTTTPWTIPANLAVAVNPDLTYAVVEMSRKDAETQSTLSAFASLRDQNPQYLIVAADLVERLSVTLGAQLTVKATFKGYELEHCKYRHPLCDRESPIVIGGDYVTTESGTGLVHTAPGHGQEDYQVGMRYNLPILSPVDADGNFTAEAGQFAKLNVLGEGNAAVVQALEQAGSLLKEEPYVHKYPYDWRTKKPVILRATEQWFASVEGFRDAALQEIAHVRWIPAQGENRITAMVAERSDWCISRQRSWGVPIPVFYDEETGEPLLNEETIARVQNIFAEKGSDAWWEMSVEELLPEKYRDNGRKYRKGIDTMDVWFDSGSSWAAVLQQRPELSYPADLYLEGSDQHRGWFQSSLLTSVATNGHAPYKTVLTHGYTVDEQGRKMSKSLGNGVDPTVVIDGGKNQKEEPPYGADVLRLWVSSVDYSADVPISKNILKQLADARNKIRNTARFLLGNLHDFDPSKDAVPYEQLPELDRYMLHRMTEVFNEVTQAFDKYQFFRFFQTVQNFCVVDLSSFYLDIAKDRLYISAANSFRRRSCQTVLQIALENLAKAIAPVLCHMAEDIWQYLPYPKSHESVFESGWVKLEDKWQNSELAESWVQLRQLRTEVNKVLEQARTEKAIGSSLEAKVLLYVADANLRQRLQFLNPSTDAQPSTHSNGVDELRYLFITSGVELLDTPATLTELKYNFQSEALGIGVAKADGKKCDRCWNYSIHVGASQAHPLLCERCIPALAGEF, from the coding sequence GTGACAGAACTAGGAAGCTACAAAGATACCGTAAACCTGCCCAAAACCAAATTTGACATGCGGGCAAACGCCACCAAGCGCGAGCCAGAGATCCAAAAGTTTTGGGCAGAAAATCAAATTTACGATCGCCTGTCACAGCAAAATTCTGGCGAGATTTTTACTTTACACGATGGACCCCCCTACGCCAATGGTTCGTTACATATCGGTCATGCCCTGAATAAAATCCTCAAAGACATCATCAATCGCTATCAACTCCAACAAGGGCGTAAAGTTCGCTGCATTCACGGTTGGGACTGTCACGGATTGCCTATCGAACTCAAAGTCATCCAAAGCATGAAGCCGCAGGAACGCGCTTCGCTCACACCTTTAGAACTGCGCCACAAAGCACGGGACTTCGCCCTCAAAGCAATGCAAGAACAATGCGCCAGCCTCAAACGCTGGGGGGTAATCGGTGATTGGGAAAACTCCTATTTGACTCTCAAACCAAAATATGAAGCTGCCCAAATCGGCGTATTTGGGCAGATGGTCTTAAAAGGCTACGTTTATCGCGGCTTCAAACCCGTTTACTGGAGTCCCAGCTCGAAAACCGCCCTAGCCGAAGCAGAACTAGAGTATCCCGAAGGACACACCTCCCGCAGTCTCTATGCAGCTTTTCCGATGACTCACATCGAGCCATCAGTCTTCCCCAAACTCAAATCCTTCCTCCCCCATCTTTGGGTAGCCATCTGGACGACAACCCCTTGGACAATTCCAGCCAACTTAGCAGTTGCAGTCAACCCCGACTTAACTTATGCCGTGGTGGAAATGTCACGCAAAGACGCAGAGACGCAAAGCACCCTTAGCGCCTTCGCGTCTTTGCGTGACCAAAATCCACAATACCTCATTGTTGCGGCGGATTTAGTGGAGAGATTATCTGTAACACTTGGCGCTCAACTCACTGTCAAAGCTACATTCAAAGGCTACGAACTAGAACACTGCAAGTATCGCCATCCCTTGTGCGATCGCGAAAGCCCGATTGTCATTGGCGGCGACTACGTGACGACGGAATCCGGTACGGGACTCGTCCACACCGCACCAGGACACGGACAAGAAGATTATCAAGTGGGGATGCGCTATAATTTGCCGATCCTCTCTCCCGTCGATGCCGATGGTAACTTTACAGCAGAAGCCGGACAATTTGCCAAGCTTAACGTATTAGGGGAAGGTAACGCCGCAGTCGTTCAAGCTTTAGAACAAGCTGGTTCGCTGCTGAAGGAAGAACCATACGTCCACAAGTATCCCTACGATTGGCGGACGAAAAAACCCGTGATTTTGCGGGCAACTGAGCAATGGTTTGCGTCGGTAGAAGGATTTCGAGATGCAGCCCTGCAAGAGATCGCCCATGTCCGGTGGATTCCCGCTCAAGGAGAAAACCGCATCACCGCAATGGTAGCTGAGCGTTCTGACTGGTGTATCTCCCGCCAGCGCAGTTGGGGCGTACCAATTCCCGTATTTTACGACGAGGAAACCGGAGAACCGCTACTGAATGAAGAGACGATCGCGCGCGTCCAAAATATCTTTGCCGAAAAAGGCTCGGATGCTTGGTGGGAAATGTCGGTAGAAGAGTTGCTCCCAGAAAAGTATCGCGATAACGGGCGAAAATACCGTAAAGGTATTGATACGATGGATGTTTGGTTTGATTCTGGTTCCTCTTGGGCGGCTGTCCTTCAACAGCGACCGGAATTATCCTATCCAGCCGATCTGTATCTGGAAGGATCGGATCAGCATCGCGGTTGGTTCCAGTCTAGTTTGCTCACGAGCGTTGCGACCAACGGTCACGCACCTTACAAAACTGTTTTGACTCACGGGTATACCGTGGACGAGCAGGGACGTAAGATGAGCAAGTCTTTAGGAAATGGAGTCGATCCCACGGTAGTTATTGACGGTGGTAAAAATCAAAAAGAAGAACCGCCCTACGGTGCAGATGTGTTGCGGTTGTGGGTGTCTTCGGTAGATTATTCCGCCGACGTGCCGATCAGTAAAAATATCTTGAAGCAGTTAGCGGATGCGAGAAATAAAATTCGCAACACGGCTCGTTTCTTACTAGGAAATCTGCACGATTTCGATCCCAGCAAGGATGCAGTACCATACGAGCAGTTACCAGAATTGGATCGTTATATGCTGCACCGAATGACAGAAGTATTTAATGAGGTAACACAAGCTTTTGATAAATACCAATTCTTCCGTTTTTTCCAAACCGTGCAGAATTTCTGTGTCGTAGATTTATCGAGTTTCTATTTAGATATTGCCAAGGATCGGCTGTATATCAGTGCCGCTAATTCGTTTCGCCGTCGCAGTTGTCAAACAGTTTTGCAGATTGCCCTAGAAAACTTAGCCAAAGCGATCGCCCCTGTATTGTGTCACATGGCAGAGGATATCTGGCAATATCTCCCCTACCCCAAGTCGCATGAATCTGTATTTGAATCCGGCTGGGTGAAGTTAGAGGACAAATGGCAAAATTCAGAGCTGGCAGAATCTTGGGTTCAGTTGCGCCAACTCCGCACGGAAGTGAATAAGGTATTAGAACAAGCACGTACTGAAAAGGCGATCGGTTCTTCTCTCGAAGCAAAGGTACTATTATATGTCGCCGATGCTAATTTGCGACAACGCCTGCAATTTTTAAACCCCAGTACGGACGCACAGCCATCTACTCATTCCAACGGTGTTGATGAGTTACGCTATTTATTCATCACTTCTGGGGTAGAATTGCTCGATACTCCCGCAACCCTAACAGAATTGAAATATAATTTCCAATCTGAAGCTTTGGGAATTGGGGTCGCTAAGGCTGACGGGAAAAAATGCGATCGCTGTTGGAATTATTCTATACACGTCGGCGCATCTCAAGCACATCCGCTCTTGTGCGAACGATGTATTCCCGCTCTCGCAGGAGAATTCTGA